A genome region from Arthrobacter sp. V1I9 includes the following:
- the rpmG gene encoding 50S ribosomal protein L33, whose amino-acid sequence MAKDKDVRPIIKLKSTAGTGYTYVTRKNRRNDPDRMVLKKYDPKIRQHVEFREER is encoded by the coding sequence GTGGCTAAGGACAAGGACGTACGTCCGATCATCAAGCTCAAGTCGACTGCGGGCACGGGTTACACCTACGTAACCCGCAAGAACCGTCGTAACGATCCGGACCGCATGGTTCTGAAGAAGTACGACCCCAAGATCCGCCAGCACGTCGAATTCCGAGAGGAGCGCTAA
- a CDS encoding YciI family protein, with protein sequence MYVVSLSYRVPQDIVDFHNDAHIAWLKKAFDDGVFIAAGRKVPRTGGMLLSRADRATLDASLAQDPFYSNGVADFEVVEFHAARVASGFENLLDS encoded by the coding sequence ATGTATGTTGTCTCCCTGAGCTACCGGGTTCCCCAGGACATCGTGGACTTCCACAACGATGCGCATATCGCCTGGCTGAAGAAGGCGTTCGACGACGGCGTGTTCATCGCCGCGGGGCGCAAGGTTCCGCGGACGGGCGGCATGTTGCTCTCCCGGGCCGACCGCGCGACCCTTGACGCCAGTTTGGCCCAGGACCCGTTCTACTCGAATGGTGTTGCCGACTTTGAGGTTGTGGAGTTCCACGCTGCGAGGGTTGCATCGGGTTTTGAGAACCTGCTGGACAGCTAG
- a CDS encoding SGNH/GDSL hydrolase family protein translates to MRPQPLLPESGRRVFVALGDSFTEGVGDRDERLPNGVRGWADRVAEKLAKAQPGWRYANLAIRSKRLRHVIGEQLEPALGMRPTLVTLYAGGNDILDVKTDMAVLMADYEGLVAQLAETGATLVLFTGFDVKVSALLEPLKRRNNFYNEQVRAIAAKYGAVLVDYWCLDAFHDRRMWDADRLHMSKAGHKYLAGQVLDQLGVPHKIRLKDWEPPAKLSLREWEQHQRRWIHDWVLPLFGRKLRGVTLGDQLTPRWPEPVKVPRKGGLKKVAAKQRAGSAGS, encoded by the coding sequence ATGCGTCCTCAACCTTTGCTTCCTGAGTCTGGGCGGCGGGTGTTTGTTGCTCTGGGGGACTCTTTCACTGAGGGGGTCGGGGACCGTGACGAGCGGTTGCCGAATGGGGTGCGGGGCTGGGCGGACCGGGTGGCGGAAAAACTTGCCAAGGCGCAGCCCGGATGGCGGTACGCGAACCTTGCGATCAGGAGCAAACGGCTCCGGCACGTCATCGGCGAGCAGCTGGAGCCAGCGCTGGGCATGCGTCCCACCTTGGTCACGCTCTACGCAGGCGGCAACGACATCCTTGACGTGAAGACGGACATGGCCGTGCTTATGGCCGACTACGAGGGGCTCGTGGCGCAGCTCGCGGAAACAGGTGCCACGCTGGTGCTTTTCACCGGCTTTGATGTGAAAGTTTCGGCGCTCCTCGAGCCGTTGAAGAGGCGCAACAACTTCTACAACGAACAGGTCCGGGCCATTGCGGCCAAGTACGGCGCCGTGCTGGTGGACTACTGGTGCCTGGACGCGTTCCACGACCGCCGGATGTGGGACGCGGACCGCCTCCACATGTCCAAGGCCGGCCACAAGTACCTGGCAGGCCAAGTGCTGGACCAGCTGGGAGTGCCGCACAAGATCCGGCTCAAAGACTGGGAACCGCCGGCGAAGCTCAGCCTGCGGGAGTGGGAACAGCACCAGCGCCGCTGGATCCACGACTGGGTCCTGCCGCTGTTCGGCCGAAAACTGCGCGGCGTCACGTTGGGCGACCAGCTCACCCCGCGGTGGCCGGAACCGGTCAAGGTGCCGCGAAAAGGCGGCCTGAAAAAGGTTGCCGCAAAGCAGCGGGCGGGAAGTGCCGGGTCCTAG
- a CDS encoding ABC transporter ATP-binding protein, whose amino-acid sequence MAVLNAKDLTLKYDRRCVVDGLTAEIPEGKVTMIVGANACGKSTLLRGLSRLLKPAAGVVTLDGKDIHAIPARELARTLGLLPQHPTAPDGIVVRDLVGRGRYPHQGFFRSWREGDLSPHDLAVQHALEATETLDLAERNVDELSGGQRQRVWIAMALAQETDVLLLDEPTTYLDLAHQVEVLDLVTDLNRQRGTTVAIVLHDLNLAARYADNVIAMKGGAVVAVGAPQEVVTEGLVRNVFGLESRVIPDPVSGTPLIIPIGRHHVPANELELVS is encoded by the coding sequence GTGGCAGTTCTCAACGCCAAGGACCTGACGCTGAAATACGATCGGCGCTGCGTGGTGGACGGGCTTACCGCCGAGATCCCCGAAGGCAAGGTGACCATGATCGTAGGCGCCAACGCCTGCGGGAAGTCAACCCTCCTCCGCGGCCTGTCCCGGCTCCTTAAGCCCGCGGCCGGCGTCGTGACCTTGGACGGCAAGGACATCCATGCCATTCCGGCGCGGGAACTGGCCCGCACCCTTGGCCTGCTCCCGCAGCACCCCACCGCTCCTGACGGCATCGTTGTCCGCGACCTCGTGGGCCGCGGCCGCTACCCGCACCAAGGGTTCTTCCGCAGCTGGAGGGAGGGGGACTTGTCCCCACATGATCTCGCCGTGCAGCACGCGCTGGAAGCCACCGAGACGCTGGACCTTGCCGAGCGGAACGTGGACGAACTCTCGGGCGGGCAGCGGCAGCGTGTCTGGATCGCCATGGCCCTCGCACAGGAAACTGACGTCCTGCTGCTGGACGAGCCGACCACGTATCTTGACCTGGCGCACCAGGTGGAGGTCCTGGACCTCGTGACGGACCTGAACCGCCAACGCGGCACCACCGTGGCCATCGTCCTGCACGACCTGAACCTCGCCGCCCGCTACGCGGACAACGTGATTGCCATGAAGGGCGGCGCCGTGGTTGCAGTCGGCGCGCCGCAGGAGGTAGTCACCGAGGGACTGGTCCGCAACGTCTTCGGCCTCGAGTCCCGCGTCATCCCGGATCCCGTTTCCGGGACCCCATTGATCATTCCCATCGGCCGACACCACGTCCCCGCCAACGAACTGGAGCTCGTTTCATGA
- a CDS encoding MarR family winged helix-turn-helix transcriptional regulator: MTEPRWLSADERRAWLALVSINTLLPAALDTKLHAAGKLSLFDYTVLAMLSEAEERFLPMSELAARSSASLSRLSHVVTKLQKRGWVERRPHPHDARVTTAHLTEEGMATIVGLAPGHVETVRDLFLDALTEQDVLDLARIGEKVVGRLDSDHWILREN, encoded by the coding sequence ATGACCGAACCCCGCTGGCTCTCCGCCGACGAACGCCGTGCCTGGCTGGCACTGGTAAGCATCAATACGCTCCTGCCGGCGGCCCTCGACACCAAGCTCCACGCAGCGGGGAAACTGTCCCTTTTCGACTACACCGTCCTGGCCATGCTGTCTGAGGCGGAGGAGCGGTTCCTGCCGATGAGCGAGCTTGCCGCGCGCAGCAGCGCGTCCTTGTCGCGGCTTTCGCATGTGGTGACCAAACTGCAGAAGCGCGGATGGGTGGAACGCCGCCCACACCCCCATGATGCCCGCGTCACCACTGCCCACCTCACCGAGGAAGGCATGGCAACCATTGTGGGACTGGCACCGGGTCACGTTGAGACCGTTCGGGACCTGTTCCTGGACGCCCTGACTGAGCAGGACGTGTTGGATTTGGCGCGCATCGGCGAAAAGGTTGTGGGCCGATTGGACTCCGACCATTGGATCCTGCGGGAAAACTAG
- a CDS encoding FecCD family ABC transporter permease: MIGQRRGLHLNRTAFLAAAVVVLFAVSVLLGSYTVTIPDFFKILFAHLTGGEKIPGASFIVMESKLPRAVIGTMIGLAFGLAGALFQTMLRNPLASPDVIGISYGASAAAVVAIVIFGASGAVVSGAALAGALGVAAIIYAISSGAIRGTGRGDAAGNRLILAGVGIAAALHAVVNFLMTRADIRTAADALVWLNGSLNSASWDRAGVLAVALAVLLPAAVAIAGPLRILELGPDAAAGLGIRVGATRLALVIIAVSLAAVATAAAGPVSFVAFLAGPIARRFTGKASLPASALVGAVIVLAADYAAVNLAPLLLDGTVLPVGVITGALGAPFLLWLLVTANRKDA, from the coding sequence GTGATAGGGCAACGCCGCGGCCTGCACCTGAACCGGACCGCTTTCCTTGCCGCCGCCGTCGTGGTCCTGTTCGCCGTGTCTGTCCTGCTGGGCAGCTACACCGTGACCATCCCGGACTTCTTCAAGATCCTCTTCGCGCACCTGACCGGCGGCGAAAAGATACCCGGCGCCAGCTTCATCGTGATGGAGAGCAAGCTGCCGCGGGCGGTCATCGGCACCATGATCGGCCTCGCGTTTGGACTGGCGGGTGCCCTGTTCCAGACCATGCTGCGCAACCCGCTGGCCAGCCCGGACGTCATCGGAATCAGTTACGGCGCCAGCGCTGCCGCCGTGGTGGCCATTGTGATCTTCGGTGCCTCGGGCGCGGTGGTCTCCGGAGCTGCCCTCGCCGGCGCGCTCGGTGTGGCAGCCATCATCTACGCCATCTCCAGCGGTGCCATTCGCGGAACCGGCCGCGGCGATGCGGCCGGTAACCGGCTCATCCTGGCCGGGGTTGGAATCGCCGCGGCACTGCATGCGGTGGTCAACTTCCTGATGACCCGGGCGGACATCCGCACCGCGGCCGACGCCCTCGTCTGGCTCAACGGGTCCCTGAACTCCGCCAGCTGGGACCGCGCAGGGGTCCTCGCAGTCGCCCTCGCAGTCCTGCTCCCCGCCGCGGTTGCCATCGCCGGGCCCCTGCGCATCCTGGAACTCGGCCCCGACGCCGCCGCCGGGCTGGGCATCCGGGTGGGTGCCACGCGCCTGGCGCTGGTGATCATCGCCGTGTCCCTGGCAGCAGTCGCGACGGCGGCAGCCGGCCCGGTCTCGTTCGTCGCCTTCCTGGCCGGTCCGATCGCCCGCCGCTTTACCGGCAAAGCCAGCCTCCCGGCGTCGGCCCTGGTTGGTGCCGTTATTGTCCTGGCCGCGGACTACGCCGCCGTCAACCTTGCACCCCTGCTGCTGGACGGCACGGTGTTGCCGGTGGGCGTCATCACCGGCGCCCTCGGTGCCCCGTTCCTGCTGTGGCTCCTGGTCACGGCCAACCGAAAGGATGCCTGA
- the rpsN gene encoding 30S ribosomal protein S14 codes for MAKKSKIARNEQRKVIVERYAAKRLELKKTLVDEKATDEAREAARLGLQKLPRNASPIRVRNRDIIDGRPRGTFQKFGISRVRLRDMAHRGELPGITKSSW; via the coding sequence ATGGCTAAGAAGTCCAAGATTGCTCGCAACGAGCAGCGCAAGGTCATCGTTGAGCGTTACGCTGCAAAGCGCCTCGAGCTGAAGAAGACCCTGGTTGACGAAAAGGCAACCGACGAAGCACGCGAAGCAGCCCGTTTGGGCCTGCAGAAGCTGCCCCGCAACGCGTCCCCGATCCGTGTCCGCAACCGCGACATCATCGACGGCCGTCCCCGCGGTACCTTCCAGAAGTTCGGCATCTCCCGTGTCCGCCTCCGCGACATGGCCCACAGGGGCGAACTTCCGGGCATCACCAAGTCTTCCTGGTAA
- a CDS encoding iron ABC transporter permease, whose translation MTHSTTTAASGQGVAGTTVPAKEPVGPSRGRAFGGKRAAWLLAAVVVLALLAGASLAIGARGLPLGTVWDALTQFDPANGDHAVVHARIPRTVLGLLAGGALGLAGAAMQGVARNPLADPGIMGVNAGAALAVVTGIYVFGIATFSGYVWFAFIGAAAAAVVVYLIASLGRDGATPVKLALAGAALNAGLYSLMNVILVSSQDTLDRFRFWQVGGIAGRDWSVILSGLPFLAAGALIVLLTGRILNSLALGDDIARGLGQRVGLVRGITALGIVLLCGSATALAGPIAFVGLVIPHAVRFLTGPDYRWILPFSLVLAPVLLLGADIIGRVVLLPGEVPAGIMTALVGAPVFVWLIRRGKGAGL comes from the coding sequence ATGACGCACAGTACGACGACGGCGGCCTCCGGGCAGGGGGTTGCCGGCACCACGGTGCCGGCAAAGGAACCTGTTGGTCCTTCCCGCGGCCGCGCTTTCGGGGGGAAGCGCGCCGCCTGGCTGCTGGCCGCCGTCGTTGTACTAGCGCTGTTGGCCGGGGCATCCCTTGCCATCGGGGCCCGGGGCCTTCCTCTGGGCACCGTGTGGGACGCACTCACGCAGTTTGATCCGGCGAACGGTGACCATGCTGTGGTCCACGCCCGCATCCCGCGCACCGTCCTTGGCCTCCTGGCCGGCGGTGCGCTGGGCCTTGCGGGCGCAGCCATGCAGGGAGTGGCCCGCAATCCGCTGGCCGATCCCGGGATCATGGGCGTCAACGCCGGTGCTGCGCTGGCCGTGGTCACCGGCATCTATGTCTTCGGCATCGCCACGTTCTCCGGCTACGTCTGGTTCGCCTTCATCGGAGCAGCAGCCGCCGCCGTCGTGGTGTACCTCATCGCGTCCCTGGGCAGGGACGGCGCCACCCCGGTCAAGCTCGCCTTGGCGGGTGCCGCGCTCAACGCGGGCCTGTACTCCCTGATGAACGTCATCCTGGTTTCCAGCCAGGACACCCTGGACCGCTTCCGCTTCTGGCAGGTGGGCGGGATCGCCGGGCGCGACTGGTCCGTGATTCTGTCCGGACTCCCGTTCCTGGCCGCCGGCGCACTCATCGTGCTCCTGACCGGGCGCATCCTCAACAGCCTGGCTCTTGGTGACGACATCGCCCGCGGTCTCGGCCAGCGCGTTGGCCTGGTCCGCGGCATCACCGCCCTCGGAATCGTGCTGCTGTGCGGTTCCGCCACCGCTCTTGCCGGCCCCATCGCTTTTGTGGGCCTGGTCATCCCTCACGCGGTCCGTTTCCTTACCGGCCCCGACTACCGCTGGATACTGCCCTTCTCACTGGTCCTGGCGCCGGTGCTGCTCCTCGGCGCGGACATCATCGGCCGCGTGGTGCTCCTGCCCGGCGAAGTCCCGGCCGGCATCATGACCGCCCTGGTCGGGGCACCTGTCTTCGTCTGGCTGATCCGCCGGGGCAAGGGGGCCGGGCTGTGA
- a CDS encoding SGNH/GDSL hydrolase family protein, which yields MDFTTRFVALGDSFTEGVGDDDPTRPNGVRGWADRVAEQLGAVDPGFGYANLAIRGRKLRQILAEQVDAAVELQPTLVSIYAGANDILRPRIDIDELLVEYDGAIAKLRATGATVVMFTGFDSRGSKVFSTTRGRTAIYNELVRGIAGDHGALLVDYWRFSEYYDWGMWAQDRMHMSAAGHANMANRVLDVLEHDHSLEVPPMTPVPELSRMEAVRANARWVREFAGPWVVRRVTGKSSGDGLKPKYSQFTKL from the coding sequence ATGGATTTCACTACCCGGTTCGTGGCCCTTGGTGACTCTTTCACCGAAGGCGTGGGCGACGACGATCCCACCCGTCCCAACGGTGTCCGCGGCTGGGCGGACCGCGTGGCCGAACAGCTGGGCGCCGTTGACCCCGGCTTCGGGTACGCGAACCTCGCCATCCGCGGAAGGAAACTCCGCCAGATTCTGGCTGAGCAGGTAGACGCCGCCGTCGAACTTCAACCCACCTTGGTGAGCATTTACGCGGGCGCCAACGATATCCTCCGCCCGAGGATCGACATTGACGAGCTTCTGGTGGAGTACGACGGCGCCATCGCCAAACTGCGCGCCACCGGCGCCACTGTAGTCATGTTTACCGGCTTCGACTCCAGGGGATCGAAGGTCTTCAGTACCACCCGCGGGCGCACGGCCATTTACAACGAACTGGTCCGCGGGATCGCCGGCGATCATGGCGCTTTGCTGGTGGACTACTGGCGCTTCAGCGAGTACTACGACTGGGGCATGTGGGCGCAGGACAGGATGCACATGTCCGCCGCGGGGCACGCCAACATGGCCAACCGTGTGCTGGACGTCCTGGAACATGACCACTCCCTTGAGGTTCCGCCGATGACGCCTGTACCTGAGCTCAGCCGGATGGAGGCCGTCCGCGCGAACGCCCGTTGGGTGCGGGAGTTCGCGGGCCCGTGGGTTGTCCGCCGTGTTACGGGGAAGTCCTCTGGCGACGGCCTGAAGCCGAAGTACTCCCAGTTCACCAAGCTCTAA
- a CDS encoding siderophore-interacting protein yields the protein MKTRDIAAASTEPMTLAFEVTVSSVQELSPNFRRITFGGYSLRDFGVNGDTLDLRIKLMIPSLAADGTPLPLPVFEMSTSGWYREWLAMDPAVRGSMRTYTVRQARLDTVYPEIDVDFVMHFDSQGHGGPAANWALNAKPGDALTLIGPNNRAAQCATAEAYGGVEWRPGLAQRVLLAGDETAIPAISAILESLPEYMTGHAFLEVPEAGDFQELSSPADIEITWLARGAAIGRSRPHGELLQDAVRKAVPVPGWVGIKTADGGAGPEPEDVNVDVDILWETPQRMETAEIQATKNPDMPAGAMPFYAWIAGEAAVIKDMRRYLVRDVGIDRKQVAFMGYWRQGKAEG from the coding sequence ATGAAGACACGCGATATTGCCGCAGCCTCCACCGAGCCGATGACCCTCGCGTTTGAGGTCACCGTCTCCTCGGTGCAGGAACTTAGCCCCAACTTCCGCAGGATCACCTTCGGCGGGTACTCGCTGCGGGACTTCGGCGTCAACGGGGACACCCTCGACCTTCGGATCAAACTCATGATCCCGTCCCTCGCGGCAGACGGCACCCCGCTGCCGCTGCCCGTCTTCGAAATGAGCACGTCCGGCTGGTACCGGGAATGGCTGGCCATGGACCCGGCGGTCCGCGGCTCCATGCGGACCTACACCGTCCGCCAGGCCCGTTTGGACACCGTCTACCCTGAAATCGACGTCGACTTCGTGATGCACTTCGACAGCCAGGGCCACGGCGGTCCCGCCGCCAACTGGGCCCTCAACGCCAAGCCCGGGGACGCGCTTACCCTGATCGGCCCCAACAACCGCGCCGCGCAATGCGCCACCGCGGAGGCCTACGGCGGCGTCGAATGGCGGCCCGGACTGGCGCAGCGTGTCCTGCTGGCCGGCGACGAGACGGCTATCCCCGCTATCTCCGCCATCCTTGAAAGCCTGCCCGAGTACATGACCGGCCACGCGTTCCTGGAAGTCCCCGAAGCAGGCGACTTCCAGGAACTGTCCTCACCTGCGGACATCGAGATCACCTGGCTGGCGCGGGGCGCCGCAATCGGACGGTCCCGGCCGCACGGGGAACTGCTCCAGGATGCCGTACGGAAGGCAGTCCCGGTGCCCGGATGGGTGGGAATCAAAACGGCCGACGGCGGCGCGGGCCCCGAGCCGGAGGACGTCAACGTGGACGTGGACATCCTCTGGGAGACTCCCCAGCGGATGGAGACGGCCGAAATCCAGGCCACCAAAAACCCCGACATGCCCGCCGGAGCCATGCCCTTCTACGCCTGGATCGCCGGCGAGGCCGCCGTCATCAAGGACATGCGGCGGTACCTTGTCCGGGACGTTGGGATTGACCGGAAACAGGTTGCTTTTATGGGGTACTGGCGGCAGGGCAAAGCCGAGGGCTAG
- the rpmB gene encoding 50S ribosomal protein L28, whose amino-acid sequence MAAHCQVTGAEPGFGHSISHSHRRNKRRFDPNIQKKRYWVPSLRRNVTLQVSAKGIKTIDVRGIDVVVASILARGVKL is encoded by the coding sequence ATGGCAGCACACTGCCAAGTGACCGGAGCCGAGCCGGGCTTTGGGCACAGCATTTCGCACTCGCACCGCCGCAACAAGCGTCGGTTCGATCCGAACATTCAGAAGAAGCGCTACTGGGTTCCGTCCCTGCGCCGTAATGTCACGCTGCAGGTTTCTGCAAAGGGCATCAAGACCATCGACGTACGCGGCATCGACGTTGTCGTCGCCAGCATTCTCGCTCGTGGGGTGAAGCTCTAG